TCGCGCTCCCCTCCCCGACCGTCAAGACGCCGTGAGTGGCGGGGTGAGTATGCTTCGGCGATCGGAATCCCTCGCCGGAGGCGCGTGCTGCAACCGCAGGTCAGCCGCACCATCTGGATCGATGCCGACGCCACGCCGCGCGACGTGAAGGAGATCGTCTTTCGCGCGGCGAAGCGACTCGCCCTCCCCACGATCCTGGTCGCCAATCAACGACTCGACACGCCCCCGGGGAATCCGCAGATCACCGCCGTGCGCGTCGACGGCGGCGCCGACGTGGCCGATGACTACATCGTGGCGCATGCGGTGGCCGGCGACCTCGTCGTCACGCAGGACATTCCCCTCGCCGCGCGACTCGTTCCCGCCGGCATCACGGTCCTCGATCCGCGCGGCGAGGAGCACACCGAAGAGACCATCGGCGAGCGCCTCTCGATCCGCAACCTGATGGAGTCATTCCGAGGCGCCGGGGTGCTCACTGGCGGTCCCCCGCCCTTCGACCAGCGCGCCAAGCAGGCCTTCGCCGCGGCGCTCGATCGTGCGCTGATGCGGCGGCGTACGTCCTGACGGAGCGCAATCCCGATTCGTGCCGCGGGAATTGCACGAGTCCACGGTGCATCGCGTCGCGGGCACCGGTATCTTCGAGTGAGAGCGATCGACCGGCAGGCACCGCGCGACGGGAGAGTGGTCCGTGACGGAGACACCGCACAAGCGACTCGGCGATGCATTGCTCGACGCCGGGCTCGCCACGAGCGACGAACTGACTGCAGCGGCGGCCGAGGGGAAGGCGAGTCACCACCGGCTCGGCGAGGTGCTGATCGACCACGGCATCACCGAGGAGCGCGACGTCTATCGCGCGCTCGCGGCGCTGCACGGCCTCTCGTTCCAGAACAGCGACGACCTCCTCGCGCGCATCGACCCCGCGCTGGCGCATGCCGTGCCGCAGCGATTCCAGGAGTTCCACAAGGTCATCCCGATTGTGCTCGATGGCCACGATCTTGTGGTGGCCACGAGCGACCCGCTGATCCTCGTCCCGGAGCTCGGCGCGGCGCTCGGGGCCAAGCAGGTCAGCCGCATTGTCGTGACCCCAACCGACTTGCGACGGCTGCGGATGGCGATCACGCTGGAGCAGGCCGGACGATCGCAGCAGCCGGCCCCGGCGCAACGGCAGGCCGCCGATCTGCTCTTCGTCGATCCGGTCGCGACCGAATCGGCGCAACGGTTGCTTGATGGACTCCTGCTGGATGCCGTCGCGGAGCGGGCCAGCGACATCCACATCGAGACGTACCGAGGCCAGACGCGGATCCGCATTCGGGTCGACGGCGACCTCCGGGACCTGACGCACTATCGACTCACCGACCTGCAGCGCCTCGGACTCGTCAATGTCATCAAGGTGCGCGCCGACCTCGACATCGCCGAGCACCGCCTGCCGCAGGGTGGGCGGTTCGTCACGCGCTCGGGCAAGCAGGTCTTCGACCTCCGCGTGCAGACCCAACCGTGCCTCCACGGTGAACACGTGGTGATGCGGCTGCTGCCGCAGGACACCACGATCGTCGGCGTGGACGAGCTCGGCTTTCCGCCCGAGATCGCCAAGACCTATCGGCGGCTCTTCGAATCCCCCGGCGGCCTCATTCTCGTCGTCGGCCCGACCGGATCCGGCAAGTCCACGACCCTCTATGCCGGATTGCAGCTGCTCGCCGCCGACGCAACGCGCAAAGTGATCACCATCGAGGACCCGATCGAGTATGCCCTCGACGGCATCCAGCAGACGCAGGTCAAGCCGGAGATCGGCTTCGAGTTTGCGCACGCCATGCGCGCCTTCGTCCGCGAAGATCCCGACGTGATCCTGCTCGGCGAGATCCGTGATGGCGAGACCGCGCTCGAAGCGCTGCGTGCCTCGCAGACGGGACACCTCGTGCTCTCCACCCTGCACTGCAACGACACCGTCGATGCGGTGCAGCGATTGGTCGATCTCGGCATGCATCGCAATTCCATCGGATCGGAATTGCTGGCCGTCTTCTCGCAGCGGCTGGCCCGGCGCGTCTGCGAGGGTTGTCGCGCGCCAACCACACCGCCGCAGGCCATGGTGGATGAGGTCTTTCCCGGCGGCGTGCCGGCCACGATGCACTTCTTCGCCGGCACCGGATGCGAGCACTGTCGCGGGACGGGATGCTACGGGCGGATCGCCGCGATCGAGTACCTGCCCGCCTCGCCGGCGCTGCGGCAGGCCATTGCCCGCGGGGCGACGGTGGATGAACTGCGAGGGGTGGCGCTCGAGGCGGGCCTCCTCCCGCTCCGCGACCACGCGCTGATGCTGGTGGACGAGGGGCTGATTCCGCTCGGCGAACTGCGCACCATGCTGCCGCCGGAGCGGCTTGCCCCAGAACGCTGAGCCGATGGGCAGGGGACGGGTGCCTGCGAGTGGCGGCACCCGTTGACGCGCGGGGGTATACCTTTCGGATGGCCATTGCGGCAGGCCAGCCCCACCCGTTCGCGTCGAGTCGGTCCCGGAGCGCTGCATGCACTGGATGCCACCCCCAGACCAGTCAGCATCAGACCCCCACGCCCCGCCGGATAACGGCGATGGACGGGTGATCGTCGACGTGCGCGTGCTCGAGGAGTTGGTCGGCCACGAGCCCGAGATTGTCCGGGATTTCCTCCTCCAGTACCGCACCAGCGCGCGCGCCATCATGACGGACTTTCGCCGTGGGCAGGCCGCCGGCGACCTGGTCACCATGAGCCGAGCCACCCACAAGTTGAAGTCCTCCGCACGCGCCATCGGCGCCGGCGGCCTCGGCGACGTCTGTGCCCGGATCGAGGGCGCGGCGGCGGCTGGGGATGCGCAGGCCGTGACGACGTTGTGCCCCGAGCTCGAGCGCAGCGTCGCCGCCGTCGAGGTGGCCATCGACCGCCTGGTGGGGGCAGCATGAAGATCCTGGCCGTCGATGATGAGCCGTTTGCGCTGCGGCTGATTACGCACCAACTCGGGCGCCTGGGCTTCGCGGACGTGCTCGCCCATGAGCGCGCGACCGATGCGCTCGCGCTGCTCCAGCAGGACATCCGCGCCGTCGATCTGATCCTGCTGGACCTGCAGATGCCGGAGATGGACGGGGTGGAGTTTGCGCGGCACCTTGGCGAACTGCATTTCGCCGGATGCGTGATCCTGATCAGCGCCGAAGATGGCCGAATCATCGAGACGGTCCGGAAGCTGGCCCGGGCGCACAACCTGGATGTCCGGGGGGCGCTCCACAAGCCGGTGATGCCCGACCAATTGCAGCGGCTGCTCGAAGAGCTGCCGCGGCCGTCGGAGCGTGCAATCCGCCCGCCACGACGCGAGTATTCGCCTGTCCGCCTGTTGCAGGCGATCGGACAGGGCGAGCTGATCAACGTCTACCAACCACAGGTGGAATTGGCCACCGGCCACGTCGTCGGGGTCGAGACGCTGGTGCGCTGGCAGCACCCGGAGGACGGGCTGGTCGGTCCGGAGCACTTCGTCCCCTTGGCCGGAAGAGCACCACCTCATCGACGACCTGACCCGCTCGATGCTCGGCCGGGCCCTGATGCAGGCACGCGCCTGGGACGAGTCCGGGCTGCGCGTGCACATCGGCGTGAACGTCTCCATGGACAATCTCGGCGCGCTCGACTTCCCTGATTTCGTCGCCCGCGCGCTGGCCACGGCCGGCGTCCCGCCGACGCACCTCGTCCTTGAGGTGACCGAGAGCCGATTGATGACGAATGCCCTCGCGGCGCTCGACATTCTGACGCGCCTCCGCCTGAAACACATCGGCCTCTCGATCGACGATTTCGGCACCGGGCACTCGTCGCTGGCGCAGCTGCGCGACATCCCCTTTGACGAACTCAAGCTCGACCGGAGCTTCGTGCACGGGGCGCACCACGACAGTGCGAACCGCGCCATCCTTGAGGCCAATCTGGGCCTGGCACGCCAGTTGGGCATCCGGTCGGTGGCAGAGGGGGTCGAGGATCGCGATGACTGGGACCTGCTGCGGTCGCTGCGGTGCGACGTGGCGCAGGGCTACTTCATTGCCCGGCCGATGGCCGGCAGCGCCATCGTCCCGTGGGTGGCCGAGTGGGAAGCGCGCCGCGCCGATCTCATCGGCGCGGCCTAGTTCAGGGGAGGTAGTGCTGGGCGAGCTTCCTGCCGTAGTACATGCCGAACGCCGTCCCGACCATGCTCACCATGAAGGCCGTGAAGAGCCCCGCGAGCGACCCCAGCCACCAGCCGAGCCAGCCGCCAATCGTCATGCCGAGCAGCGAGAAGAGGCGGCTCATGCCACCGGCACATGGGGGCGGAGCTTGACGTCAATCCGGCAGATGTGGTCGGCGAGCCACCCCTCCAACGTGTCCACGAGGGTTTCTCGCATCCGCCGCGTCGAAGCCGCGCGGCGTACCGGACATTGAACTCCTCCAGCATCCCGACGAAGATGGCATGGGCCACCTTGTTGTCGGCGGCAACCGGGCAGACGAAGCGCGCCATGCACCCCTCCTCATACGAGAAGTGGCTCACCACGTACAGCTCGAGCGACTCCAACAACCCGGCGTAGACGCGTTCGCCGCGCGACTCATCCAGCGCGTCCCGGAAATCGGCTGCCATCGCGAAGAGCATCTTGTGTTGGTCATCGATGCGACTGACCCCAGTCGCGAATGCCTCGGACCATTTCATCCTGCGTCACCCCTGGCGGTGGTCTCTCTCACATCCCCAGTGAGAGTACCCGGTCCATCGCCGATTGCCAACAAGTGGCGCCGCGCGTGGGTCATCGGCGGTAGATCCGCGCTGCGGTGGTGAACGCGCCACCCCCCTGCTGATTGCCCACGAAGACTTCGACCATGAGCCGATCGTCGGCCGTCAGCTGGACCAGCATCAACCCGTACTGGATCGTGGTGCTCTCGGTGTACATCAGCCGATACGCTACCAGCCCGGAGGCGACGGAGACGGTCGCGGGCGGCGGGGCATCCTCCGGAATGCCCCAGATCCCGGGCGGTGCCACCGTGCCACCGATCGAAATGCGCACCACCCGGGGATCGACCTCGTCAAAGACGAACGCCAACGACTTGGGCCACCCCGCCGGGCCCGATGCGGTCTGATCGACCGGCACACTCTCCTCAAACCAGTTGCCGACCAATCGCCCGGCGACGTTTGGTCGGGATACCGCGCGGGCACCAGGAAGCCGCGTCGCGTGGTGCGGAGGTCGTACGCACCGAGGTCGAGCGAGCCACCGGGGTTGGTGGTCCCGATCTGGTCGCCGGCCTGCACGATCGATCCGACCTTGAGTGTCGGGAGCGGCTGGAGATGGTCGATGTAGTAGGAGAAGTCCCTGGTCGAGATGAACTGGACTTTCCAATCATCACCGGCCTGATGGAGCATGAAATTCACGGCGCCAGTGGCGGGGGCGTACACTGGCAGCACCGCCGTGGACGGCACGATCGGCCGCTGATCGAAGTTGACCTGGTAGAAGTAGACGTGATCGGTGGGGAGGACATGCCCCGGCGGCGCCAGATGACCCAGCGGCACCAGCAATGGGATTCGGTCGAGGTCGAGTGGCGAGATGGTGAATTGCGCGACGCCGTTCGGGGGGCTGCACGCCGCCCTCGGGGTCAGGGCCGGTCCCCATCCCCGCCGCAGGCGGCGAGCAGGAGAGAGTGGCCGCGGCACTCCCGGACACAGGACCGCACGGGATGCTCCTTGGAGGGTGGCGGGGGGCATCCCCGGAATTCGGATGCCTCCCTCACCCCACCCCGTGCATCAAACGGGCCGCTTACCGCAGGTAGAGATACAATCCGTAGAGCCAGACGCCGGCGCCGACAAAGGTGATCACCCCTTCATCGAGCAGGAGTCCGGTCACGATCGCCGCCCCGCCCACGATCATCAGGGTGCTCGATTGTCCACGGGCAGCCCGAGCGGCGGAGGGCGCGCCCGCATCGGCCACCAACTCGGCTGCCACGGCAGCCGTTGTGGATGGCGCCGCCAGCCTGGCAGGCATCGGAGTCACCACGAACGGTGCGGCGACCTTGGCGGGAGGGGCGGTGATCCCTTGGGCGGTGAGCCCTTGGGCAGTGAGCCCACCGGCCAGAACGAAGGCAAGGGCGGTTGAACTCAGGATGATGCGCAGTGGTGGCATGTTACTACTCCGGAGAAGAGTCGGACGGCTTGGTATGGTGATACCCTTGGGACGCCGGGTCGCGCCGAACCGCGCACAGCAGGCGGCGCGACCGACCACCCTCAAAGGTCGCGCACCGGTCGGTATGCGCGTATCGCTCTGGAGAGCGATTTCCGGCCTAGTCGTTCGGATGGATCGGTGGCTGTGCGGGGCGGGATGCGCTCGCCGTCTCCTCTATGATCGGCCTGCGCCAATCGCCGACCGCTCCACCCCAACTTTCGAGGCTGTCCGATGCGCATGCGCACGCTGCTCCCCTTTGCCACGCTGGCTCTGTTGGCCCTCACGGCCTGCCCAGGCGCCAAGACCATCCAGTCCCTGCTCGACGACCCGGGCCAGTACGACGGCAAGACGGTCCGGATCGCTGGCGAGGTCACCCAATCCATCGGTGCCCTGGGGCTCGGTGGCTATCAGGTGAACGATGGGACGGGGACGCTGCTGGTGGTCACCAAGTCGCTCGGCTCGACGCCACGCGTCGGCGCGCGCGTCGGCGTCGAGGGCACCTTTCAATCGGCGTACACCCTCGGCAGTCACAGCGGGGCCGTGCTGATCGAATCGAAGCGCAAGACGCAGTAGCTGGCTGTCGGCGCGCTAGCCCGCGCGCCGCATCCCGACGACCATCCCGCTCAGGAAGGGGATCAGCCAGACTGCCCAGACCACGATGCTGATCCGGTGGAAGACCCGGATCGCGGACTCGTCGCGGCGACGCAGCACCATGGTGGCCCAGATGGCGTGGCCGAACATGAGCGAGAGGGCGAGCAATCCGGTGGCGGTGTGGAGCGAGGGCGTGAAGCCACCGGCAAGCCGGCGCATCAATTCGGTGCCCGTGGTGTCTGCGAGGAAACCGCACCAGAACAGGATGGCGTGCCATGGCTTGAGGCGTTGGGCCAGGCGTTCCCCCCAGACCCCTACGGTGTAGCAGGTCAGGGCCGTCACCATCAGCAGCATCGCCGCGCGGATCATGGTCACTCCTTCACCGACGCCTGGGGGCACCGCAATCTACGCGCGCCCCGGGCCCGCGTGCGCCTATCGCACGACCCCGGTGGCATAGCCGAGCACGGCCGCGTAGTGGCACGCGCTGCCAGCAAGGACGAAGAGATGCCAGACAGCATGCCGGTAGGGGCGATGCCCGCGCACGTAGAAGATCACGCCCCCGGTGTAGCAGAGGCCGCCGGCAATCAACCAGGCAAGCCCCGCCGGTGGCATGGCGCGGGCCAGCGGGGGGACAGCCACGACGGCCAGCCACCCCATCCCGATGTAGAGTGCGGTCGAGAGTCGGGGAAAGCGGAAGCCGAGCAGCGTCTTGTAGAGGATGCCGAAGATCGCCAGCCCCAGACGACGCCGAGCAGCGTCCAGCTCAGCACGCCCCGCAGCAGCCCGAAGACGAATGGGGTGTAGGTCCCGGCGATCAGGAGATAAATCGCCACGTGGTCGACCACGCGCAGTGCCTGCTTGGCCCGATCGCCGCTCACCGCATGATACGCCGTGGAGGCCGCGTAGAGGAGCACGAGCGTGGTGGCGAAGATGCTGCAGGCCACGACCTGCCGCACATCGCCGTGGCGTGCGGCGACGAGGACGAGGATCGGCAGCCCGACGAGCGAGAGGGCGAGGCCGGTCCCGTGGGTCAGCGCATTGGCGACTTCCTCGCGGCGAGTCTGGGGACGGTGCGGGTGCATGCCGAAACATAGCGAGGCGTCGGGTGTGTGGTGCCCCACGCACCACTCGTCCCCCCGATGTCCTCACCGGAGCGTCTGCAATGCCGATCTACATCGAGAGTGTCGAACCCGTCGAGGTCTCGACTCCTGCCAGGCGCCATGGGCTGGCGCGTGTCTCCCAGTTCATCGATTACGCCTTCATGCTGCTGTACTCGCTGCTCTTCCTGCGGGTGTTGCTGGTCTTTTTCGACGCTCGCGGCGGCTCCGGCTTCGTGCAGTTCGTCGACCGCGCGACCAATCCCTTCTACGCGCCATTCCGGGGAATCGTCGAGAGTCCCGAAATCGCCGACGGTTTCACGCTGGCGATTCCGATCCTGATTGCGTTGTTCGTGTACGGCCTGCTCCACCTCGCGATCAACCGCCTGCTGCACGTGATCGTCTACCGCCGCACGACGCTCTAGTTCGTTCGGAGGATGCCCGCCCCCCTCGGCTCCGAGGGAGGCGTCGCCGTGTCAGTGCTCGTCGCCCCCTTCCCGCCGCTCGCCGTCTCGCCCTCCCTTATGACATGCCAGGCAGTTGTCGAGGTTGGTGGTGCGCACCTCGCCGCGGTGCTCGGCCTGCACCCGGGCCGGCGAGTGCTCGTGACAGCCGTAACAGGTGTAGCGCTTGTAGTTGCTGACGTCGTCGTGACAGGTCTTGCATGGTACCGGCCCACCCTCGCCGTGGTCGATCGGGAACACGTCGTGCTTGAACGTCGCCCCCTCCCAGGTGCGGGTGGTATGGCAGGAGGCACAGTCTTCGCCAAGCGAGCCGCGGTGAGGGTCATCCTGACGGTGGCAGCCGACACAGGTCGTGGGCACCTTGCTGAATCCCGCGCCGCTGCTCGTGGGTGTGTGGCACGCCCGACAGGCGACGGTTGCATGCGCCCCATCGAGCGGGAATCCGAATTGGGCGTGCTCCGCCGCCGATCCCGCCATTCTCGTCAGCTCGCCGGTCGGGCCGAGATGTTCGCCGTGACAGCCGAGGCAGGCCAACGCCGCCGGCAAGCCGGCGTGCAGCGCCGCACTGTCGCGAAGCTCCGCCTGAATGTCGGTGTGGCAGGCCAGGCAGCGTGCTGCCATGGACTCGGCGCTCCAGGGCGCGGCATGACAGGCCCCGCACTGGCCCGCGAGTCCGGCGTGGGAGGTGACGCCGCCGAGCGTCACGGCCGTGCTGTCGCCAGCGTGGAGCGCGCCGGGAGAAAAGATGGCGCCGCCGGTCGTCGTGATGGCGGCCACCGTCGCGACCAGCGCCACCAGCGCGGCCGTCAGCGTTCCACGCGAGAAGAAGGCGGTGGGGTTCGGCATGGTCCCTACTGGCCGAAGGTGACGTAGTACAGCGACGCCGCGACGTGCGCACCGGCCAGCACCCAGAGCGCGGCACTCACCGGCACATGCAGGAACCACCAGATGCTGAAGATGCGGCGCCACGTCATGGCGCCTCCGACCTGGCGCCACTCCGACCGCAACAACTCCTCCTCGTGGTGCAGCGCGGTCATGGCGCGCCGCAGCCGCTCGCGGGCCGCAGGGTCGGGATCGCCCTGCCGCAGCAACTCGGCGTGCTCGATTTCGAGCTTGGCGAGCTCCGCGTCGAGCATGGCGGCACGGACCGGGTCGGCCGCCGCCACATTGCGGGGCACCGCCGTGTAGATGGCGCGCCCGACGAGACCACTGGCAACCACGATCACCATCACGAGGGTCAGGACCCCCGCGAGGCCGCGAAACGCCATCCCCGAGTGGAGGATGACCAGATACGGGCCCACCAGCCCCGCCACGATGTGCGTCTGCATCGCGACCTGCATGGCGACATCGCCGGAGGCGGGGTGACGCTTGCGCCAGCTGTAGCCAAAGCCCGCCCAGAGCATCATCCCCAACCCGAGGATGCCCAGCAGGTGCCCCGGCCAGGTGCCGGCCCAGCGCGCGCCTGCCTCGCGCCCGATGAGATAGGCGAAGGTCGCGAGGAGCGCGGCGCTCAGCGCGCCGACGAGTTCAGCGGTGTTCCGCCGCATGATCCCCCACGTGCGCATCGCAGAAGGCGAGCAGCAGGTCCATGGCGTCCTCGGGCGCCGCCTCGAGCGCGGGGCGCAGGGCGGAGATGTCGACCTCCTCGCCGATCAGGTGGGCCAGCGGCTGGGAGACCCGCTGGTCCCCCATCACGACGGCCCCGACAATGGCGCGACCACTCACCACCACGCGGAGGCGGTCGCCCCGGCGTGCCGCGGCGACGCTCCAGGCATCGGGGTCGGTGGCCCAGCGCTCGCTCTGCCCACGCGTCAGGGTGAGAAGGTCGGGATCATCCGCCGTGCCCACCGCCCCGATGATGGTCGCGGTAATGCCGGCGACGCGCGTGACGTTGATCGGCGGATGCTTGCGGTGCGCCACGCGCACGCCCGCCATGTTGAGCCCGGCAATCCGCCCCTGCTGCAGCGCACTGGCCCACAATGTGTCGAGCAGCGCGCCGTGGGTCACCGGGTCGTAGACCTGGGCGGCATCGCCCGCGGCAAACACTCCAGCAACGCTGGTTTCCAAGTACTCATTCGTGAGGATGCCACGGTCGATCGCGATACCGCTGGCCCGCGCCAGCTCCAGGCGAGGCCGGACCCCCACCGCCACCGCCAGCAGGTCGCACGCCAGGTGTCGTCCCGCCGTCGTCGTCACCCCCACCAGCACGCCGTTGGCGCCCAGCGCCTCGCGCACGCCGGTGACGCGGTGGAGCTGGACGCCGTCCGCGAGGAGCCGCGCCTCGACGATCGCGGACTCGACCGGATCGAAGACCTTGGACCAGTACCGATCGCCACGGAGCAGGTAGTGCGTCGTCACGCCGCGCGCATGCAGCCCGTCGACGAGTTCCAGCGCCGTGCTCCCACCGCCGACCACGATCGCCGTGCTGGCCCGCCGACTCCGGGCAACGAAGTCCCGCGCCTCACTGAGGCCATCGACCTGGACTACGCCATCGAGCGCGGCGCCTGGAAAGTCGGGAGGCATTGAGGAGGCACCGGTGGCGATGAGCAGCCGGTCGTAGCCGATCCGGCGACCGTCCTGCAACACCAGGCGTCGTTCGCCTGTGTCGATGCGACTCGCCATACCGGTCACGCGCTCAAGGCGCAGGGCGGCAAGCTCCGCCGCCGAGCGAATTTCGAGGGCGGCCTCCGGCAGCTCGTTCGTGAGCAGGTACGCGAGCCCGGGGCGCGAGTAAAACGGCGCATCCTCGAGCGACACCATCGTGATCCGTGCCCGTGGGTCGGCGCTACGGATCGCCTCGGCAGCACTCAGCGCTGCGATGCCGGAGCCGACGAGGACGTGGTGCAGGGCGGTCATGGCGCCTCCAGCAACTGAAACGAGAGGGTGCCGCGCGGACACCGCGTCACGCAGCTGCCACAGAGCAGGCAGCGCCGATCGGTGACGGCACGACCCTCACGCGCCACGGCCCGCACGTCGATCCCGCTCGGACAGTTTTGCGAACAGATGCCGCACTGCACGCAGCGACCCGGCTCGGCAACCACCAGCCCCCGACCGAGCAGGCGCACCCGATCGCCGTCCACGGGAAGCGTCGGCGTGATGGTGCTGCGGGTCTTGGTCCAGCGTGCACTCATTGGCATGGCGTCCTCCTGTCTGCATGCAACGTAGCGCCACAAGGTGAACGCACGATGAACCTCGGCAACCGCAAACCCAGCATTCATCGGGGATTGCTGGAGTCGGCATTGCCCACGGGGACCGCCATCACACGACAGCGGGCGGCGCACCCTGAGGTACACCGCCCGCCATGCACCACCGAGCCCGCTCGATGGCACTACTTCTCGCGCAGCCACTCCACCGACACCCCGATGATCAGGTGCCGCGGCAGTCCGGGTTCGAACGCGGCCGGCTGCCCGCCCACCAGATCGGGATTCAGGAACGCCGAGGCGACGTTGGTGCGATCAAAGAGATTGGCCACGGTCGCTGACCCGCGGAGGCCGAGCCCGCCACCGATGGCGATCACCTCGCGAGTGGCCACCGAGAGCGAGGCCGTCACGCTCGACGGGACGACGACACGGTTGGCATCATCGGCGAAGTAGTCGCCGACGTGCTGTGCGCCGAAGGCAACGCGCACACCGGGGAGGAAGGCGGGGTCGAGCCGGAGCTCGCCGCCGAGGAGCGCGCGCGGTACCCCGACGACATTGTTGCCGGAGTAATTCGCCGAGGCGCCGGGCTTCCCGTAGTGCACCGAGTCCACCACATACTGCGTGTACTGGTGATCCTGCAGTGCCGCACTGACGCTCACCCCGACGCCACCAGTGAAGGCGGCCTGCGCCGAGGCCTCGAGTCCACGCCGTTGGGCGCGACCGGCGGTGAAGTAGAAGCGGCCGCCACGATAGGGCACCACTTCGTTGCGCACCTTGGTCTGGTAGGCCGCGAGGTCATAGCTCATCCCGAGCAGCCATCCGGTCGGGGCGGCCACGCTGTGCCGGAAGCCGACCTCGACGGTCGTGCTGCGGATCGGCGCAAGCAGCGGGGAGATCCCCGTCACCGTGTCCTGACCGAACGTCCCGGGGGCGTCGGTCTCGTTGCCGGCCGGTGCTTCGACGCCGCCTCCCAGCGAGGCGTAGAAGGCTGCCGCCGGGGCAACC
The DNA window shown above is from Gemmatimonadota bacterium and carries:
- a CDS encoding YaiI/YqxD family protein, with protein sequence MDADATPRDVKEIVFRAAKRLALPTILVANQRLDTPPGNPQITAVRVDGGADVADDYIVAHAVAGDLVVTQDIPLAARLVPAGITVLDPRGEEHTEETIGERLSIRNLMESFRGAGVLTGGPPPFDQRAKQAFAAALDRALMRRRTS
- a CDS encoding type II/IV secretion system protein, whose amino-acid sequence is MTETPHKRLGDALLDAGLATSDELTAAAAEGKASHHRLGEVLIDHGITEERDVYRALAALHGLSFQNSDDLLARIDPALAHAVPQRFQEFHKVIPIVLDGHDLVVATSDPLILVPELGAALGAKQVSRIVVTPTDLRRLRMAITLEQAGRSQQPAPAQRQAADLLFVDPVATESAQRLLDGLLLDAVAERASDIHIETYRGQTRIRIRVDGDLRDLTHYRLTDLQRLGLVNVIKVRADLDIAEHRLPQGGRFVTRSGKQVFDLRVQTQPCLHGEHVVMRLLPQDTTIVGVDELGFPPEIAKTYRRLFESPGGLILVVGPTGSGKSTTLYAGLQLLAADATRKVITIEDPIEYALDGIQQTQVKPEIGFEFAHAMRAFVREDPDVILLGEIRDGETALEALRASQTGHLVLSTLHCNDTVDAVQRLVDLGMHRNSIGSELLAVFSQRLARRVCEGCRAPTTPPQAMVDEVFPGGVPATMHFFAGTGCEHCRGTGCYGRIAAIEYLPASPALRQAIARGATVDELRGVALEAGLLPLRDHALMLVDEGLIPLGELRTMLPPERLAPER
- a CDS encoding Hpt domain-containing protein, giving the protein MIVDVRVLEELVGHEPEIVRDFLLQYRTSARAIMTDFRRGQAAGDLVTMSRATHKLKSSARAIGAGGLGDVCARIEGAAAAGDAQAVTTLCPELERSVAAVEVAIDRLVGAA
- a CDS encoding hemerythrin domain-containing protein — encoded protein: MKWSEAFATGVSRIDDQHKMLFAMAADFRDALDESRGERVYAGLLESLELYVVSHFSYEEGCMARFVCPVAADNKVAHAIFVGMLEEFNVRYAARLRRGGCEKPSWTRWRGGSPTTSAGLTSSSAPMCRWHEPPLLAARHDDWRLARLVAGVARGALHGLHGEHGRDGVRHVLRQEARPALPPLN
- a CDS encoding TIGR03987 family protein, which translates into the protein MIRAAMLLMVTALTCYTVGVWGERLAQRLKPWHAILFWCGFLADTTGTELMRRLAGGFTPSLHTATGLLALSLMFGHAIWATMVLRRRDESAIRVFHRISIVVWAVWLIPFLSGMVVGMRRAG
- a CDS encoding YggT family protein; the encoded protein is MPIYIESVEPVEVSTPARRHGLARVSQFIDYAFMLLYSLLFLRVLLVFFDARGGSGFVQFVDRATNPFYAPFRGIVESPEIADGFTLAIPILIALFVYGLLHLAINRLLHVIVYRRTTL
- a CDS encoding FAD-dependent oxidoreductase, producing the protein MTALHHVLVGSGIAALSAAEAIRSADPRARITMVSLEDAPFYSRPGLAYLLTNELPEAALEIRSAAELAALRLERVTGMASRIDTGERRLVLQDGRRIGYDRLLIATGASSMPPDFPGAALDGVVQVDGLSEARDFVARSRRASTAIVVGGGSTALELVDGLHARGVTTHYLLRGDRYWSKVFDPVESAIVEARLLADGVQLHRVTGVREALGANGVLVGVTTTAGRHLACDLLAVAVGVRPRLELARASGIAIDRGILTNEYLETSVAGVFAAGDAAQVYDPVTHGALLDTLWASALQQGRIAGLNMAGVRVAHRKHPPINVTRVAGITATIIGAVGTADDPDLLTLTRGQSERWATDPDAWSVAAARRGDRLRVVVSGRAIVGAVVMGDQRVSQPLAHLIGEEVDISALRPALEAAPEDAMDLLLAFCDAHVGDHAAEHR
- a CDS encoding 4Fe-4S dicluster domain-containing protein, which produces MPMSARWTKTRSTITPTLPVDGDRVRLLGRGLVVAEPGRCVQCGICSQNCPSGIDVRAVAREGRAVTDRRCLLCGSCVTRCPRGTLSFQLLEAP
- a CDS encoding TonB-dependent receptor — encoded protein: MTGISPLLAPIRSTTVEVGFRHSVAAPTGWLLGMSYDLAAYQTKVRNEVVPYRGGRFYFTAGRAQRRGLEASAQAAFTGGVGVSVSAALQDHQYTQYVVDSVHYGKPGASANYSGNNVVGVPRALLGGELRLDPAFLPGVRVAFGAQHVGDYFADDANRVVVPSSVTASLSVATREVIAIGGGLGLRGSATVANLFDRTNVASAFLNPDLVGGQPAAFEPGLPRHLIIGVSVEWLREK